GAGAAAGAATGTCATTGCTTTTTGTTTGAATATCGCTGTTTATCTAGCTCTTGTTTTAAGTAGCGTGCCACATCTTCATGCCCTTTTTGAAAAGCCGCATGAACTGGCGACCACTTAACTGCATTACCTTCATCAATTTTCGCACCACGCGCTAGAAGCTTTTTTACCAGTCCCAAATCACCTTCTTCGGCCGCAGCAGTTAAAGGAGTTACATAGCCACGATCTCGCTTATTCACGTCAGCGCCTTTACTGAGTAACATATCAACGAAGGGGCCGTTACGATAACGGATGGCTTCAATCAAAAGTGATTTGCCGTCTTGAGTCAAGGTATTTGGCTCAACCCCACCAGCTAAGAGCAATTTAGTCATTGATCCATTTTGAATTTTTAATGTTAAGAGCAACGTGTCCGAAGTGAGCACGCTTTTCGGCAAAAGTGGAACGATTAATTCAACTAGTTTAGGGTCGCCACGTCGAATGACGTTCTCTAAAAAACCTCGATCGTTAACGCCATCTTTAGCGGAAAATTTATATCCACGTGAAACGAGAATTTGCGCTAAAGCTAAATGTCCCTTAGAGACAGCGCGCTTGAGCACTGATTCCCCATTTGGTAACTGCGATGCTGCTCCCGGAGGAGGCAATAATTTTAAGGCAGTCTCGCTGTCTCCCTTATCAAGCGCATTCATTAGTGAAACGTTAATTCCTGTGCCCCCGAGATTTGGCGAGGCCTTTGATTGCAGGAGTAGATCCACGACAGCAGTATGCGCTCTACTTGAGGCTAGAGTTAAGGCTGTGGCTTGATCGTCGCGAATAATATTGGGATCCACCCCTGCCTTAAGTAAGACGTCAACCGCGGAAACAGACCCTGATTCCGCAGCAAACATTAGCGCAGTTGATTTAGCAGCATCTTGCACATGCGGATTTGCGCCACTGGTAAGTAGTAGTTTAATCACTTCTGCTCTCCCACTACTTGCCGCAAAGTGTAAGGGAGTCTTCCCATCAGATGTTTTTAAATTTGCGCTTACGCCGCTAGCAAGGAGTGCTTCAGTAATCCGCAGCTGCCCCTTATTTGCGGCAACATGAATCGCAGAAATTCCCCCCTTACCTTGCTCACCTGGAGGCGCTCCAACGTCAAGCAACAAACCTACTGTATCTTCAAATCCGCCCTGGACTGCAAGCAAAAGTGGTGCTGCCTGATCTTTACAGTGGGTTTTCACAGTAGCGCCGCGGTCTAATAAAATTTTAATAATTTTCGTACGGCCGAGTTCTGCAGCAGCACAAATTGGTGATTGCCCAAGTGCATCTTCCTCGCCTGGGAAAACGCCGGCATCAATCACACTTGTAACTAATTTCTCATCGCCGGACTTAACTGCAACCAGTAATGTTTCAATATCTCCAGCTGTGCTAGGTTTTTCAGATGTGACCTCTGCAAGTTCAGATGCACTTGGTTTTAGAAAATTGCCGCCTTGGCCAGATCCAATTATATAGCCTACAATACAGACTATAAATAATATAACGGCGATAATTTGTGGCATGAGACTTTATTCCTTAATTCGACTATGCTTAAGCTTAGCATTAGTACTACTTAATGAAGAAGGGTAACTTTTATGCAGTCAGCCCCAGAAGCCATAATATATTGTGAAGGAGCGTACCAAAACACCTATGGGAAGACAGCCCATGGACTGATGCGCCGTTCAAAGCGCTTTTCAATTCGAGCAGTTATCGACAGCACAGCAAGCCCAGCAGATGCCGGTGAATTACTTGATGGCATAAAAAATAGCATCCCAGTCGTAAATTCATTGTCGCAAGCACAGCAATATTTATCTACAAACGTTGAGCGTTATTTAGTGATTGGCCTTGCAACTGATGGAGGAGTGCTGCCGGCAACGGCTCATCCAGTAATTCGATCGGCAATCACTGCGGGGATGCATGTAATTTGTGGTTTGCACGATTATCTCCAAGAGCAGCAGGAATTTTTAGAACTTGCCTTAAAGCATGATGTAAAATTAGTTGATGTGCGTAAACCCCCACATCCTAAAAATCTACATTTCTTTTCTGGAAAAATTTCAGAAGTGCAATCAAAAAAAGTTGCCGTACTTGGCACTGATTCTGCGATTGGCAAGCGCACTACAGCCTGGAAAATAGTTGAAGGCTTGGAGGCCTCAGGCCGAAAAGCTGAATTAATCGGCACTGGGCAAACTGCCTGGCTACAAGGTGCGAAATTTAGCATCGTCCTTGATGCACTTCCCAATGACTTTGTCACTGGAGAACTCGAGCACGCTGCTTGGCTAGCTTGGAACGAAATGAAACCAGATTATTTAGTCGTGGAAGGTCAGGGTAGTTTACTACATCCAGCTTTCCCAGGAGGATTTGAAATTCTTGCTGCAATTAAACCTGACTTTATTATTCTTCAACACGCACCAAAACGCACTGAGTACGATGGGTTCCCCTATCGACTACACTCACTAAAACAGCAGATTGATGCGCTTGAAGCCATTGCTGAAAAAAAAGTTACTGCAATTACGATTAACCACGAAAAGATGACAAAGGCAGAAGTTGAAGCTTGGGCCAAAACCACAGAAAATGAGCTAAAAATCCCCTGTATCGACATGCTCTGGATGAATCCTCAATCAATTCTTAAACTTCTATGACAAAGATCTCATGCGCATCAAGAATATAGAACTACGCCACCACCGATTTGAACTCAAAGAACCTTACGAAATTGCCTATCAGTATATTACGCACGCCGATAATCTTTTCATGCAAATCACAACGGATAGGGGGCTCCACGCCTACGGGGTCGCGGCCCCAGAACCTGAAATCACAGGCGACAGTGTGGAAACAGTCACTGCTGATTTTGAGAAAATTATTCAGCCGCAATTAATCGGACATGAATTTAATAATCCACTTGAGTTTTTAACCGTGTTGGATCAAGTTTTAATCCAACGTCCTGCAAGCTTAGCGCTAATCGATATGGCGCTTTACGACCTAGCCTCGAAACTTAGCCATCAACCACTGGTAAAATTTCTCGGCGAATATCATAAAAGCGTAGAAACTTCGATGACAATTGGCATTTTACCAACTGAGGAAGTTCTGAAAAAAGCGGCGGAGCATGTCCAACAAGGTTTTACAGCACTAAAAATTAAGGGCGGGAAAAATGTCTTGCAAGATATTGAAACTGTCACAAAAATTAAGGAGATCTATCAAAATCGAATAAAAATTATTTTTGACGCCAATCAAGGTTATTCTCGAGAAGATGCAGCAAAATTTTTCGCTGGCACGCAAACGCTGGAGCTTTATGCAGTTGAGCAACCGCTGGTAAAAGACGATTACCTTGGACTAGGGATGCTGCAACATACGCAACATACACCAATTATGGTTGATGAATCGTTGCAGACCGAAGCAAATTTACAAACCGTAGTCGACACACAATGTGCAAAAATAATTAACCTCAAACTTATGAAAGTTGGTGGGATTGCTGTTGCTAAGCGTTTGAATGACGCAATCAAAGCACACAAATTAGCTTCGCTAGTTGGTTGTATGGATGAGTGCGGGCTTGCAATAGCTGCGGCCTTACATTTTGCTTTAGCTGAACCTAATATTCCAATGGTTGACCTCGACAGCCATTTCGGATTTTTACATGATATTACATCAGATGCTGTTATTTTTAATCAGGGTCATTTGTCTGTGACCGACCGCCCGGGAATCGGCTTTGACTTTTAAGTATTTTCAGAATCTTACATTGAGTAGAGCGAAATGTAAGTTCTAGAAAATACTTATCCTGAGCGAGCGCTCGCGCGAGTCGAAGGATCTCCTCCATTTGATCTTTCAGAATCTTACATTGAGTAGAGCGAAATGTAAGTTCTAGAAAATACTTATCCTGAGTGAGCGCCCGCGCGAGTCGAAGGGTCTCCTCCATTTGATCTTTCAGAATCTTACATTGAGCTCAAACTTAAGTGCGGGTTGCGTCGAAAAAAGTCATCAATCGCAGCCTCTTTTTCTGTTTCAGCTTTTAAATCTGCCAAATTAACCCATTTCGAATCAGTGGCCTCGGTCGGGTCAATTATTAATTCTTGACCTTTTGAAAGCTCAGCATAAAAAATCATGACTACTCGTGATGTTTTCTCGTTAAAGCGAAAATGAAATTGTTGATCTTGGCCAAAACCGAGAAACTTAGGGTGCTTCAACTCAACCCCTAGTTCTTCCTTCATTTCACGAAGAAATGATTCCTCTAGTGACGTTTCATCAAATTCAGGCCGCCCCCCAGGTAATCGCCAAACTTTAAAACTGGGGCACTTAGTCAGCAGGAATTTCCCTTCACGCTGGATTAATCCACTACAGACAACTTTTGGGCCTCGATGTTGATGATATGATGTTAAAGTCATGAGTTATCTAGTTCCGTCTAGATTACTTTACAAAAATAATTACCCCGCGCCAGAAGTAAAACATTTACTCACCACACTATTTCGCGAAACAACCTAGTGCGCAACGAGAGAATTAATTTTACCTTGAGCGTAATCATTCACAAAACATAGCGTAAATGGCCTGCTCGGGTCATGCGCAGCTGATGGATTTTTACCAAGTAATAAAGAATAAGCTTCAAGATACTGATCTTCGGATAAATGCTTTTTCCCAGGAGCTGCACGTAAAAAATTCTTACAGTCCGAAGATAGATAAATAACAATTCCCTTGCCGATACCTAAATAGTATCCACCAATATCCTTAGATTTAAACGTATAAACGCCAGCCGGAATGCAGTTGACCTGCTTAGTAAGTTCAATCGAGTCACCTGAACGCAATAATTTCTTGATTCTCTTGATTCTTTTCATGCTCACCTCATTAAGTTAGTGGTTAACAGCCTCTATCTTTATTTTCGGCCGTTTCCTTGAGGGTGTTGCCTAAAGTGAGAAATATTTTTGGGATTTAATGCTTAAGTTTTAGCCGACTCATCAGTATCGCAGGTTCAAAGCTGTAAGTTTAGCTAGGAAAGAGAGTTTTCAAGCTCCTAGCGGGCTCGCCGTGAGCCTGCAGAACGGAGGGGGAGGGATTCTCTGTGTTTGTTGGCTACGCCTACGGCTGCGCTGTTCGAATCCCACTAGAAACACTTCGTGTTTCTTTTACTGCGTAAAACTCCTGGCGGAGAGGGAGGGATTCGCTGTGTTTATTAGCTACGCCGGCGGCTTCGCGTTCGAATCCCACCAGAAACACTTTGTGTTTCTTTTACTGCGTAAAACTCCTGGCAGGCTTGCCGTGAGCCTGCAGAACGGAGAGGGAGGGATTCGAACCCTCGGTACGGTTTGACCCGTACACATGCTTTCCAAGCATGCACCATCGGCCACTCGGACACCTCTCCATGAGTTCTAAAACATGTTTCTAACCCGTTTTATTCAATGTTGCAAAATTTAATGGGAATTCAAATAATTAGAGGGAGGGATTCGCTGGGTTTGATTTTCGCGATGACTGAAGTCATCGCGGGCATCGGTACGGTTTGACCCGTACACATGCTTTCCAAGCATGCACCATCGGCCACTCGGACACCTCTCCCGACTTCGCCAAAGCTACGTCGGGCAAGCCCAAAGCAGTCTTAGCTTTATTTCACAATTCTTCTAACCTCTTCTCTGTTTAAAGAAAAGTTCCAGTAATTGCTGAGATTCTTCGGCCATTAATTCCGGGAAAACATGAACACTTCTACCGATTCCAGGATGATTGCTGAGATCAAATAACGACCCAACTGCCCCAGCTTTTTTGTCATACGCGCCAAAATAAAGATTCTTGATCCGACTTTGCAATATTGCACCAATGCACATCACGCACGGTTCTAGAGTCACATATAGATCAGCATCGTTTAAACGCCAGTTACTAAATGATTTTCCAGCTTCACGAATTGCCAATAACTCAGCATGGCTCGAAGCATCGTGATTTATTTCAACTTGATTGTACGAGCGCGCTATTATTTTGTCTTGCTGCACTATTACAGCACCAACAGGAACTTCGCCATTTGCATAGGCAAGCTTTGCTTGCTCAAGTGCAGCCTCCATGTATATGTTATGTGCTTTACTATTCATCGACTGAAACAATAACAGAAATGAAAAGATCCTTGCTAGCTTTCGAGATTTTAGTGCTTTTTGTCATACCACCGCTACTGATCTTCTACGAAATTATTCCCCGCAAGCCTTTTCCTTATATTATTATCGCAACGCTCTATGCACTGGCGATCCTCAATCGGCAAGCCAAACTCACTTCTACAATGTTCTGGGGACAAAACTACTCTCGGCAAAGTTTGTTCAAATCATTACGACAATGCTTAGTCGCTACTCTATTTATTGCAGGTTTTGTTTTGATTTTTTATCCGGAGATGTTCTTAAGTTTTCCACTAGAAAGACCCAAGATATGGCTTTTAGTCACCTTACTTTATCCTCTGCTTTCAGCTTTGCCTCAAGAATTGATTTATCGAACTTTTTTCTTTAGCCGCTATCAAGATTTTTTTGGCAGCGAAAAAGTCACTATTATTGCAAGCACTCTACTATTTGCATATGCACACATGATTTATTTACATCCTGTGAGCATTTTATTTTGCCTCGTTGGCGGATTCATATTCTCACTGTCATATGTAAGAACCAGAGCTTTACTATTCCCAGCTCTTGAGCATGCCCTACTGGGGCTTGCAGTTTTCACACTTGGAATAGGTAAATTCTTCTATCACGGTGCGGTGAAGT
This sequence is a window from bacterium. Protein-coding genes within it:
- a CDS encoding ankyrin repeat domain-containing protein; amino-acid sequence: MPQIIAVILFIVCIVGYIIGSGQGGNFLKPSASELAEVTSEKPSTAGDIETLLVAVKSGDEKLVTSVIDAGVFPGEEDALGQSPICAAAELGRTKIIKILLDRGATVKTHCKDQAAPLLLAVQGGFEDTVGLLLDVGAPPGEQGKGGISAIHVAANKGQLRITEALLASGVSANLKTSDGKTPLHFAASSGRAEVIKLLLTSGANPHVQDAAKSTALMFAAESGSVSAVDVLLKAGVDPNIIRDDQATALTLASSRAHTAVVDLLLQSKASPNLGGTGINVSLMNALDKGDSETALKLLPPPGAASQLPNGESVLKRAVSKGHLALAQILVSRGYKFSAKDGVNDRGFLENVIRRGDPKLVELIVPLLPKSVLTSDTLLLTLKIQNGSMTKLLLAGGVEPNTLTQDGKSLLIEAIRYRNGPFVDMLLSKGADVNKRDRGYVTPLTAAAEEGDLGLVKKLLARGAKIDEGNAVKWSPVHAAFQKGHEDVARYLKQELDKQRYSNKKQ
- a CDS encoding DUF1611 domain-containing protein; translation: MQSAPEAIIYCEGAYQNTYGKTAHGLMRRSKRFSIRAVIDSTASPADAGELLDGIKNSIPVVNSLSQAQQYLSTNVERYLVIGLATDGGVLPATAHPVIRSAITAGMHVICGLHDYLQEQQEFLELALKHDVKLVDVRKPPHPKNLHFFSGKISEVQSKKVAVLGTDSAIGKRTTAWKIVEGLEASGRKAELIGTGQTAWLQGAKFSIVLDALPNDFVTGELEHAAWLAWNEMKPDYLVVEGQGSLLHPAFPGGFEILAAIKPDFIILQHAPKRTEYDGFPYRLHSLKQQIDALEAIAEKKVTAITINHEKMTKAEVEAWAKTTENELKIPCIDMLWMNPQSILKLL
- a CDS encoding dipeptide epimerase; this encodes MRIKNIELRHHRFELKEPYEIAYQYITHADNLFMQITTDRGLHAYGVAAPEPEITGDSVETVTADFEKIIQPQLIGHEFNNPLEFLTVLDQVLIQRPASLALIDMALYDLASKLSHQPLVKFLGEYHKSVETSMTIGILPTEEVLKKAAEHVQQGFTALKIKGGKNVLQDIETVTKIKEIYQNRIKIIFDANQGYSREDAAKFFAGTQTLELYAVEQPLVKDDYLGLGMLQHTQHTPIMVDESLQTEANLQTVVDTQCAKIINLKLMKVGGIAVAKRLNDAIKAHKLASLVGCMDECGLAIAAALHFALAEPNIPMVDLDSHFGFLHDITSDAVIFNQGHLSVTDRPGIGFDF
- a CDS encoding NUDIX hydrolase, giving the protein MTLTSYHQHRGPKVVCSGLIQREGKFLLTKCPSFKVWRLPGGRPEFDETSLEESFLREMKEELGVELKHPKFLGFGQDQQFHFRFNEKTSRVVMIFYAELSKGQELIIDPTEATDSKWVNLADLKAETEKEAAIDDFFRRNPHLSLSSM
- a CDS encoding nucleoside deaminase — protein: MNSKAHNIYMEAALEQAKLAYANGEVPVGAVIVQQDKIIARSYNQVEINHDASSHAELLAIREAGKSFSNWRLNDADLYVTLEPCVMCIGAILQSRIKNLYFGAYDKKAGAVGSLFDLSNHPGIGRSVHVFPELMAEESQQLLELFFKQRRG
- a CDS encoding CPBP family intramembrane metalloprotease, with product MKRSLLAFEILVLFVIPPLLIFYEIIPRKPFPYIIIATLYALAILNRQAKLTSTMFWGQNYSRQSLFKSLRQCLVATLFIAGFVLIFYPEMFLSFPLERPKIWLLVTLLYPLLSALPQELIYRTFFFSRYQDFFGSEKVTIIASTLLFAYAHMIYLHPVSILFCLVGGFIFSLSYVRTRALLFPALEHALLGLAVFTLGIGKFFYHGAVK